In a single window of the Bacillus mycoides genome:
- a CDS encoding DUF456 domain-containing protein, translating into MTVLLTICIIACFIVSFLAFIYPIIPGILAVWAGYFIYHFGINGGELTTSFWIIQVIFTLFIFVADFIANGYFLKKYGSTKSGERVGMVSIIVGSFFFPPFGLIIIPFLSVFITELMHKKAPKDALLVGIATVVGFLSSTVAKAILQIIMIIIFVCYIIF; encoded by the coding sequence GTGACTGTTTTACTAACAATTTGTATCATTGCTTGTTTCATTGTTTCATTTCTTGCCTTTATATACCCCATTATCCCTGGCATCCTTGCCGTATGGGCTGGCTATTTCATTTATCATTTTGGAATAAACGGCGGAGAGTTAACGACATCTTTTTGGATTATTCAAGTCATTTTTACACTCTTCATTTTCGTTGCTGACTTTATTGCAAATGGATACTTCCTAAAAAAATACGGAAGTACAAAATCGGGCGAACGTGTTGGTATGGTTTCTATCATTGTCGGATCGTTCTTCTTCCCACCATTCGGGCTTATTATCATACCGTTCTTATCTGTATTTATTACGGAACTAATGCATAAAAAGGCGCCAAAAGACGCCCTTTTAGTCGGAATTGCAACTGTTGTCGGTTTTTTAAGTAGTACAGTAGCGAAAGCAATTCTCCAAATCATTATGATTATCATCTTTGTATGCTATATCATTTTTTAG
- a CDS encoding NAD(P)-dependent oxidoreductase has product MKVCILGATGRVGSHIMKLALHDSYEVTVLVRDLSRVETEHERLHIIEGNVLNGNDIKEAIKGCDIVISALGTDRNGTLEKSLPIIIKQMEEEGIKKIVTIGTAGILQARTNPSIYRFQSKESKRKMTTAAEDHLAAYEALNNSKLCWTVVCPTHLIDGDVTGVYRTEQDMLPTDGSKITVGDTAQFTWSLRNKSLYEKSRVGISY; this is encoded by the coding sequence ATGAAAGTATGTATATTAGGAGCGACAGGTAGAGTAGGATCACACATTATGAAATTGGCATTACATGATTCATATGAAGTGACGGTATTAGTTCGTGATTTGAGTAGAGTGGAAACAGAGCATGAAAGGTTACATATTATAGAGGGAAATGTGTTAAACGGAAATGATATAAAGGAAGCGATTAAAGGATGTGATATTGTAATTAGTGCTCTTGGAACTGATCGGAATGGGACGTTAGAGAAGAGTTTACCGATTATTATAAAGCAAATGGAAGAAGAGGGCATAAAGAAAATTGTTACAATAGGAACTGCTGGTATTTTACAAGCACGAACAAACCCAAGTATATATCGTTTCCAATCAAAAGAATCGAAAAGAAAAATGACAACAGCTGCGGAAGATCATTTAGCTGCTTATGAAGCGCTGAATAATAGTAAACTATGTTGGACTGTTGTTTGTCCGACGCATTTAATAGATGGTGATGTAACCGGTGTATATCGAACTGAACAAGATATGTTGCCAACAGATGGATCGAAAATCACAGTTGGTGATACAGCTCAGTTTACATGGAGTTTACGTAATAAAAGCTTATACGAGAAAAGCCGAGTAGGTATTTCATATTAA
- a CDS encoding spore coat protein, which translates to MDCMKELMTYSYTLIYKVGEYTSKVRDEELKDILQHHLPYMLQAYNEQVNFQEGENIQHITCKQMWPEFTEMDRETDNEYTGDIGIAICYISHLKRLALKFAQVAVEVANPEFRSFLENCFVKMNRYAYSVWQYVVKKEYKIKHVYESEKFA; encoded by the coding sequence ATGGATTGTATGAAAGAATTGATGACATATAGTTACACACTTATATATAAAGTTGGAGAATACACGAGCAAGGTTCGAGATGAAGAATTAAAGGATATATTACAGCATCATTTGCCGTATATGTTACAAGCATATAATGAACAAGTGAATTTTCAAGAAGGAGAAAATATACAACATATAACTTGTAAACAAATGTGGCCGGAATTTACTGAAATGGATAGGGAAACAGATAATGAGTATACAGGGGATATTGGGATTGCTATTTGTTATATTTCACATTTGAAACGATTAGCATTAAAGTTTGCTCAAGTTGCAGTGGAAGTTGCGAACCCAGAGTTTCGTTCTTTTTTGGAAAATTGTTTTGTGAAAATGAATCGTTATGCTTATAGTGTTTGGCAATATGTTGTGAAGAAGGAATATAAGATTAAACATGTATATGAAAGTGAAAAATTCGCGTGA
- the cls gene encoding cardiolipin synthase has translation MKRFLIVIICFIGVFIWMNVDVEMGKKMASGYELEKIRSGDFQVYTNGDELYKSLFEDINRAEKNVYIHFYIVGKDEISQKFLQLLEKKASSGVDVKLSVDRIGGYKLKKKIIDQLKEKGVKFTFSKKPKLKNLFYSLHQRNHRRIVTIDGKVSYIGGFNIGKEYLGQDPKFGPWRDYHVRIEGNGATDMERKFAEDWQEDTGEKFPIHQELPVQGNVKYQYVFSNGKGLWKEYGAFLKKAKHSLIIATPYFVPSKEMVKGLKDALNRGVHVKILVPFKSDAVLLKQAAYPYLKDMLDAGAEIYQYRNGFFHGKVTIIDEEMVDIGTANFDNRSFYLNNESNCFIYDKTVVADVWSRLKEDFHKSKRFSEEDFEKISRWDWFLARISNVIASYL, from the coding sequence ATGAAGCGCTTTTTAATTGTAATAATTTGTTTTATAGGTGTATTCATATGGATGAACGTTGATGTGGAAATGGGGAAGAAAATGGCTAGTGGATATGAATTAGAAAAAATCCGATCAGGGGATTTTCAAGTATATACGAACGGTGATGAGTTATATAAAAGTTTATTTGAGGATATAAATCGTGCAGAAAAGAATGTGTATATTCATTTTTATATTGTAGGAAAAGATGAAATAAGCCAAAAGTTCTTACAGTTATTAGAGAAAAAAGCATCTAGCGGAGTAGATGTGAAATTGTCAGTAGACCGCATTGGCGGATATAAGCTTAAGAAAAAGATAATTGATCAATTAAAAGAAAAAGGCGTGAAGTTTACATTTAGTAAAAAACCTAAATTAAAAAACTTATTTTATTCTTTGCATCAACGTAATCATAGACGCATTGTTACTATAGATGGGAAAGTTTCGTACATTGGTGGCTTCAATATCGGAAAGGAATATCTTGGACAGGATCCTAAATTTGGTCCGTGGCGTGATTATCATGTACGCATCGAAGGGAATGGAGCTACTGATATGGAACGGAAGTTTGCGGAAGACTGGCAAGAAGATACGGGAGAAAAGTTTCCTATACACCAAGAGTTACCTGTACAAGGAAATGTAAAATATCAATACGTATTTTCGAATGGAAAAGGTTTATGGAAGGAGTATGGAGCGTTTTTAAAGAAGGCAAAACATTCTTTAATTATCGCTACACCATATTTTGTACCGAGTAAAGAAATGGTGAAGGGGCTGAAAGATGCATTAAATCGTGGTGTCCATGTAAAAATCCTCGTCCCATTTAAAAGTGATGCAGTATTGCTAAAACAGGCTGCCTATCCTTATTTGAAAGACATGTTAGATGCTGGAGCGGAGATTTATCAATATCGAAATGGATTTTTTCATGGGAAAGTAACAATCATCGATGAGGAAATGGTTGATATTGGTACAGCAAATTTTGATAATAGAAGTTTTTACTTAAATAACGAATCTAACTGTTTCATATATGATAAGACAGTCGTTGCTGACGTATGGAGTCGATTAAAAGAAGACTTTCATAAATCAAAACGATTTTCTGAAGAAGATTTTGAGAAAATTAGTAGATGGGATTGGTTTCTAGCAAGAATATCAAATGTTATCGCATCATATTTATAG
- a CDS encoding YjcZ family sporulation protein, translating to MGFAHGNGFALLVVLFILLIIVGAACFC from the coding sequence ATGGGCTTCGCACATGGTAATGGATTTGCGCTACTAGTCGTATTATTTATCCTCTTAATTATCGTCGGTGCTGCTTGCTTCTGCTAA
- a CDS encoding acyl-CoA thioesterase has translation MTEVKGKTANESRVFKTSRVFPTDLNDHNTLFGGKILAEMDMVASISATRHSRMECVTASMDWVDFLHPVRSSDCVSYESFVIWTGRTSMEIFVKVVAEDLISGKKRVAATSFVTFVALSKENNPVPVPRVIPETEEEKELHRIAVLRAEQRHIRKAESKKVATLLTF, from the coding sequence ATGACTGAAGTAAAGGGTAAAACAGCTAATGAATCAAGGGTGTTTAAAACGAGTCGAGTATTTCCAACGGATTTAAATGATCATAACACGCTATTTGGTGGAAAGATATTGGCGGAGATGGATATGGTTGCTTCAATTTCAGCAACGAGACACTCGAGAATGGAATGTGTCACAGCGTCTATGGATTGGGTAGATTTCTTACATCCAGTACGTTCTTCAGATTGTGTTAGTTATGAATCTTTCGTAATTTGGACGGGAAGAACTTCTATGGAGATATTTGTGAAAGTAGTAGCAGAAGATTTAATTTCAGGTAAAAAACGTGTAGCAGCAACTTCATTCGTTACTTTTGTTGCGCTTAGTAAGGAGAATAATCCAGTTCCTGTACCGCGTGTTATCCCTGAGACAGAAGAGGAGAAAGAATTGCATCGAATTGCTGTGTTACGTGCAGAACAGCGCCATATTCGTAAGGCAGAGAGTAAGAAGGTAGCTACACTGCTAACTTTTTGA
- a CDS encoding TIGR03943 family putative permease subunit: MFRAYILLGFTILIGQLHISGNITKYINMKYAYLSKTAAIILGFLTIVQIIIVFQKEHQKEKEKHDCSCDHSHCGHDHSKDENTWWKKVFSYTLFCFPIITGLFFPIATLDSDIVKAKGFHFPVAQAESKDPFMTRQFLRPDTSIYYGKEGYRGVMEKGKKEFVTKDNITLKDEDFLKGMETIYNYPGEFTGKTLSYKGFVFRDDSSKKEQYFLFRFGIIHCVADSGVYGMLVKKPEGVEWKNDDWIQIEGEISTEFYQPFHANIPVLEVTKWNKVEQPKEQYVFRGAD, translated from the coding sequence ATGTTTCGAGCATATATATTATTAGGCTTTACAATTTTAATTGGACAGCTTCATATTTCCGGTAACATTACGAAGTATATAAATATGAAGTACGCCTATTTATCAAAAACTGCTGCTATTATTTTAGGTTTCTTAACGATTGTACAAATTATTATCGTTTTCCAAAAAGAGCACCAAAAGGAAAAAGAGAAACATGATTGTAGTTGTGATCATAGTCATTGTGGGCATGATCATTCGAAAGATGAGAATACATGGTGGAAAAAAGTGTTTTCTTACACGTTATTCTGTTTTCCAATCATTACAGGATTGTTTTTCCCAATTGCAACATTAGATTCCGATATTGTTAAGGCGAAGGGATTCCATTTTCCAGTAGCGCAAGCAGAAAGTAAAGATCCATTTATGACAAGACAATTTCTAAGACCTGACACGAGTATTTATTACGGGAAAGAAGGATATCGTGGTGTAATGGAAAAAGGGAAGAAAGAGTTTGTTACGAAAGATAATATCACTTTAAAAGATGAAGATTTCTTAAAGGGTATGGAGACAATTTATAATTATCCTGGTGAATTTACTGGTAAAACCCTGTCTTATAAAGGATTTGTTTTCCGAGATGATTCTTCTAAAAAGGAACAATATTTCTTATTCCGTTTCGGCATTATACATTGTGTTGCGGATTCGGGTGTATATGGTATGTTAGTTAAAAAACCAGAAGGGGTAGAGTGGAAAAATGATGATTGGATTCAGATAGAGGGAGAAATTTCAACTGAATTTTATCAGCCGTTTCATGCGAATATTCCAGTGTTAGAGGTAACGAAATGGAATAAAGTTGAACAGCCGAAAGAACAATATGTGTTTAGAGGAGCCGATTGA
- a CDS encoding permease, protein MELFQLPKAFLQMNTIFISILIEALPFVLIGVFISGFIQMFVTEDMVAKWMPKNRFLSVLLATFLGMMFPGCECGIVPIVRRLIGKGVPPYAGIAFMLTGPIINPVVLFATYVAFGSSMHMVWYRSIVAIIVAIIVGIILSFMFKEHQLRDDHFPEVNHKRPLRTKMWDVCTHAVEEFFSMGKYLVLGALIAAAVQTFVQTSTLLAIGQGPFSSSAVMMGLAFILSLCSEADAFIASSFQSTFSTASLVAFLVYGPMVDIKNMFMMLATFKTKFVIVVTVTVTLVVYASSLLIYAMGW, encoded by the coding sequence ATGGAATTGTTTCAATTACCGAAAGCATTCCTGCAAATGAATACAATCTTTATCTCAATATTAATCGAAGCACTTCCTTTTGTGCTAATTGGTGTATTTATTTCAGGATTCATTCAAATGTTTGTGACAGAAGATATGGTGGCAAAATGGATGCCTAAAAACCGATTTCTGTCTGTTTTATTAGCTACTTTTTTAGGTATGATGTTTCCTGGATGTGAATGTGGAATTGTTCCGATTGTAAGACGATTAATCGGAAAAGGGGTTCCACCCTATGCAGGAATTGCATTTATGTTAACTGGACCGATTATTAATCCAGTTGTATTATTTGCAACATATGTTGCTTTTGGAAGTAGTATGCACATGGTATGGTATCGTTCTATTGTAGCGATTATCGTAGCAATTATCGTTGGAATTATATTATCATTTATGTTTAAAGAACATCAATTAAGAGATGATCACTTCCCAGAAGTGAATCATAAGCGTCCGTTACGTACAAAAATGTGGGATGTATGTACACATGCTGTTGAGGAATTTTTCTCAATGGGAAAATACTTAGTGTTAGGAGCGTTAATTGCTGCTGCAGTTCAAACGTTTGTACAAACTTCAACATTGCTTGCTATTGGACAAGGTCCGTTTTCTTCATCAGCTGTAATGATGGGACTTGCTTTCATTTTATCACTTTGTTCAGAGGCGGATGCATTTATTGCTTCTTCGTTCCAAAGTACATTTTCAACAGCGTCACTTGTCGCGTTTCTCGTATATGGACCGATGGTGGATATTAAAAATATGTTTATGATGCTTGCGACATTTAAAACAAAATTTGTAATTGTTGTGACGGTTACAGTTACCCTTGTTGTTTATGCAAGCTCACTACTCATTTATGCGATGGGGTGGTAG
- a CDS encoding magnesium transporter CorA family protein, with amino-acid sequence MLNIYLTDRNGKLQEIEEMQKGCWINVLHPTEEEIQYLVQTLNVDLDFIKDPLDDEERSRIEKEDNNTLIIVDIPTVRHDEEGNSIYDTIPIGMIVMPDCFVTICLEENPIFERFINQRIKEFYTFKKTRFALQLLYTISTYYLRYLKQINRKTIDLEHQLNKSMKNKEIFTLLGLEKSLVYFTTSLKANKIVIQKLMRNSTFLKMYEDDQDLLEDVLIENKQAIEMAEIYSHILSGMMNTFSSVISNNLNSVMKLLTSITIILSLPTMVSSFFGMNVKVPFEGEAHGFVIVLIICVTLSFTLAFVFWKKRYF; translated from the coding sequence ATGTTAAATATTTATTTAACAGACCGAAACGGAAAACTACAAGAGATTGAGGAAATGCAAAAGGGCTGCTGGATTAATGTACTTCATCCAACAGAAGAAGAAATTCAGTATCTAGTACAAACTTTAAATGTAGACTTAGATTTCATTAAAGACCCTTTGGATGATGAAGAACGCTCTCGTATTGAAAAGGAAGACAATAATACTTTAATTATCGTGGATATTCCGACAGTCAGACATGATGAAGAAGGAAATTCAATTTATGACACGATTCCAATAGGTATGATTGTAATGCCAGATTGTTTTGTTACTATTTGCTTAGAAGAAAATCCAATTTTTGAACGCTTTATTAATCAACGTATTAAAGAATTTTATACGTTTAAAAAGACGCGCTTCGCACTTCAGCTCTTATATACAATTTCTACTTATTATTTAAGATACTTAAAGCAAATTAATCGAAAAACAATCGATTTAGAGCACCAATTAAATAAGTCGATGAAAAATAAAGAAATTTTCACATTGCTCGGCCTTGAAAAAAGTTTAGTTTATTTTACAACATCATTAAAGGCAAATAAAATTGTAATTCAAAAATTAATGCGAAACAGTACATTTTTGAAAATGTATGAAGATGATCAAGATTTACTAGAAGATGTATTAATTGAAAATAAGCAGGCTATTGAAATGGCGGAAATATATAGTCACATTTTAAGTGGAATGATGAATACATTTAGTTCGGTTATTTCTAACAATTTAAATAGTGTTATGAAACTGTTGACTTCTATTACAATCATTTTATCATTACCAACGATGGTTTCTAGTTTCTTTGGAATGAATGTAAAGGTTCCATTTGAAGGGGAAGCACATGGTTTTGTAATTGTACTTATAATATGTGTAACATTATCTTTCACTTTAGCATTTGTTTTTTGGAAGAAACGTTACTTTTAA
- a CDS encoding putative polysaccharide biosynthesis protein, which yields MKGSPFLRGTIFLTMATMISKMLGFIYVIPFTAMVGTSGYVLYTYAYRPYTIMLSIATMGLPLAVSKMVSKYDQLNDYHTVKRVLKSGIVFMVIMGVISCLALYMLAPHLAKLVIDGNDQSGNSVVAVTHNIQIVSFALILVPVMSLLRGFFQGFQSMGPSALSVVVEQFFRVLTILIGSFVVLYVIKASVSLAVGISTFGAFMGALGGLSVLSAYYIRRRKHLKKKEIASIPQTTKTFFSLYRELFTYSIPFVVVGLAIPLYQTIDTFTINKLLIQVGYMQGEAEKINAIIGLVQMVVLIPVSVATAFSMSLVPEMTKAYTAGNEKLLYKHFTRTNLLVVGITVPAAIGMMILAKPVYTLLFGAGNDPEMGSIILQYYAPACILFSLFTVTAAMLQGINQQQKTVLGLVIGITVKIVLNIVLLPYFDYVSFIISTYAGYTISVGFNLWMLSKYVIKAT from the coding sequence ATGAAAGGATCACCGTTTTTACGTGGAACGATATTTTTAACGATGGCAACGATGATATCTAAAATGTTAGGGTTTATATATGTTATACCATTTACAGCAATGGTGGGTACGAGTGGGTACGTATTATATACGTATGCATACCGTCCTTATACAATTATGCTTAGTATTGCAACGATGGGATTGCCACTTGCCGTTTCAAAAATGGTTTCAAAATATGATCAACTCAATGATTATCACACTGTTAAGAGAGTGCTAAAGAGTGGTATCGTTTTTATGGTCATTATGGGCGTTATTTCTTGTTTAGCATTATATATGTTAGCACCACATTTAGCTAAACTTGTGATTGATGGAAATGATCAGTCGGGTAATAGTGTGGTAGCTGTCACACACAATATTCAAATTGTAAGTTTTGCGTTAATACTCGTTCCTGTAATGAGCTTGTTACGTGGTTTCTTTCAAGGTTTTCAATCTATGGGACCTTCTGCACTCAGTGTAGTTGTAGAGCAATTTTTTCGGGTCTTAACTATTTTGATAGGAAGCTTTGTCGTTTTATATGTTATAAAAGCTTCTGTTTCGTTGGCAGTTGGTATTTCAACGTTTGGAGCATTTATGGGAGCACTAGGTGGATTAAGTGTTTTAAGTGCGTATTATATAAGAAGGAGAAAACATTTAAAGAAAAAAGAGATTGCCAGTATACCACAAACGACGAAAACTTTTTTTTCGTTGTATAGAGAACTATTTACATATTCTATTCCTTTCGTTGTAGTAGGATTAGCGATTCCGTTATATCAGACGATTGATACATTTACAATTAATAAGCTACTTATACAAGTAGGATATATGCAAGGAGAAGCAGAAAAGATTAATGCGATTATTGGCCTTGTTCAGATGGTTGTACTTATCCCGGTTTCTGTTGCAACAGCTTTTAGTATGTCCCTTGTACCTGAGATGACGAAAGCTTATACAGCGGGAAATGAGAAGCTACTGTATAAACACTTTACAAGGACAAATTTATTAGTGGTAGGAATTACCGTACCGGCGGCGATTGGAATGATGATTTTAGCAAAACCAGTGTATACTCTTTTATTTGGTGCTGGAAATGATCCGGAGATGGGCAGTATTATTTTGCAGTACTATGCTCCTGCTTGTATACTATTCTCACTATTTACAGTAACCGCTGCCATGTTACAAGGAATTAATCAACAACAGAAAACAGTGCTAGGATTAGTAATCGGAATAACTGTGAAGATAGTTTTAAATATTGTATTGCTACCGTATTTTGATTATGTAAGTTTTATCATTTCAACATACGCTGGCTATACGATTTCAGTCGGCTTTAACTTGTGGATGCTTTCTAAATATGTTATAAAGGCAACATAA
- a CDS encoding DedA family protein, which produces MLANIIDQLLQFFASLGYFGVALALMIEIIPSEIVLSYAGFLVADGKISFVGAVIAGTIGGTLAQIFLYWLGYYGGRPVVEKYGKYLLINKHHLDIAENWFKRYGAGVIFSARFIPIVRHAISIPAGLAKMPLKLFTLYTVVAIIPWSILFIYLGEKLGGNWRHIKEYASDYTHYIIIGAVLFVALYFGLKYLKKKKAAR; this is translated from the coding sequence ATGTTAGCAAACATAATAGATCAGTTATTGCAATTCTTTGCAAGTCTAGGTTACTTTGGAGTAGCACTAGCTTTAATGATTGAAATTATCCCGAGTGAAATTGTACTTTCGTATGCTGGCTTTTTAGTCGCAGATGGTAAAATTAGCTTTGTCGGTGCAGTTATTGCTGGAACAATCGGTGGTACTTTAGCGCAAATCTTTTTATATTGGCTTGGATACTATGGAGGACGTCCAGTTGTAGAGAAATATGGAAAATATCTACTTATTAATAAACACCATTTAGACATAGCAGAAAATTGGTTTAAGCGTTACGGAGCTGGAGTAATATTTTCGGCACGTTTTATCCCAATTGTACGTCATGCAATCTCTATTCCGGCAGGACTAGCTAAGATGCCATTAAAACTTTTCACACTGTATACAGTTGTAGCGATTATTCCATGGTCAATACTATTTATATACTTAGGTGAAAAGCTTGGTGGAAATTGGCGACATATTAAAGAGTATGCATCTGATTACACACATTACATAATTATAGGGGCTGTTCTCTTTGTTGCTCTATACTTCGGTTTAAAGTATTTAAAAAAGAAAAAAGCAGCGCGTTAA